In the Alphaproteobacteria bacterium genome, ATCATGTCGGAGGCCTTCTCGCCGATCATCACGCAAGCGGCGTTGGTGTTGCCCGAGACAACGGTCGGCATGATCGACGCATCCGCGACGCGCAGGCCCGCAAATCCGTGCACGCGCAGGCGCTCGTCCACCACGGCGGTGACGTCCGAGCCCATGCGGCAGGTCGAGGTCGGGTGGAATACAGTCGTGCCTCTCTGGCGTACGTACGCGAGACAATCGTCGTCGCTTTGTATTTTCTGTCCGAACGCGAGCTCTTCATCGATGTAGCGCATGATTGCGGGCTGGCTCATCACGCGGCGCAACAGCTTCATGCCCGCGATCATGCAATCGCGGTCCGCCAGAGCCGTGAGATAGCGCGGCTGGATCGCCGGGGCTTCAAGCGGATTCGCCGACTTGATGCGCACAAAGCCGCGGCTCTCGGGGCGAAGCTGGCAGACTGAAGCGAGGAAGCCGGGCCATGGATGCAGCTTCTGTCCGACCGAGTCGGCCGAAAACAGAATGAAGTGAAACTGCACATCGGGCGTCGCCATCATGGGATCGGTCTTGGCAAACGCGCCCGCGTAGCCCGCCCCGATGGTGAGAAAGCCCTTGCGCAGCAACGCATAACGCAGGCCCGCCGCGACGCGGCCGGTCAGGCTGCCCATCATGTCGTTCATGGTGTTGCGCGTTTTGGAGCGATAGTTGATGCGCGCCTGATAGTGATCCTGCAGGTCCGCGCCGACGCCCTTCATGTCGGCGACGACCTTGATGCCATGCTGTTGCAGCAGATCGGCCGGGCCGACGCCGGAGAGCTGCAGCAGCTGCGGCGAGTTGAACGCGCCGCTCGACAGGATCACTTCGGCCGTAGCGCGCGCGGTGTGCGTCGCGCCATCCTTCTTGTACTCGACGCCGACCGCGCGGCGGCCGTCGAACAGGATGCGTGTGGTGAGTGCATTCGACACGACCGCCAGATTGGCGCGCTTGCGCGCCGGCGCGAGGTAGCCGCGCGCGGTCGACCAGCGGCGGCCCTTGCGGGTGGTGAGCTGGAAATAGCCGGCACCCTCCTGGCTCGCGCCGTTGAAGTCGTCGGTGCGCGGGATGCCGGCCTCTCCGCACGCCTCGATGAACGCCGCGCACAGCGGATGCGGCTCGCTCACATCGCGCACGGCGAGCGGACCGCCGACGCCATGCAGCTCGTCCGCGCCGCGCTCCTGATCCTCGGCGCGACGGAAATACGGCAGCACGTCGGTGAAGCTCCAGCCGGCGTTGCCGAGCTGACGCCAGTGATCGAAATCCTCCGCCTGCCCGCGAATATACAGAAGCCCGTTGATCGAGGAGGAGCCGCCCATCACCTTGCCGCGCGGCTGGATGATCGACCGGCCGCCGAGCTCCGGCTCGGGCTCGGAATTGTAGAGCCAGTTGTGCCGCGCGTCGGCGAAGAGCTTGGCGTAGCCGATCGGCACATGGATCCACAGATTGCGATCCTCGCCGCCCGCCTCGATCAGCAGCACGCGGTGCTTGCCGTTCGCGGTCAGGCGATTTGCCAAAACGCACCCGGCGCTGCCCGCGCCCACGACGATGTAGTCGAACGAACCGTCCACGCGCTCCTCCCGCCTCGCATTCTTCCGCGAGCCCGGCCGAAGTTGAGGCCAAGAGCACCACGGCTTCAAGGGCGGGCTCATTCCGCCACCCCCGCGTGCACCCCCTTTGCGTAATATGTTGATTTGTCTCGCGAATAAACATCTAAAGATATATCTCTTGACCATTCCGTGAGACCTACGTACCTAAAGATATATCTGACAAGGGAGTTTTCAGATGTTTGGACATCGACATGGCGGAGAGGGCCACTGGGCAGCGGGAGGGCGCCGCTGGCGCCGCCACTTCGGCGGCGGCTTCGGCGGGCGGCACGGGATGGGTGGCGACATGATGCGCGCCGGCCGCATGCTGGCGCAGGGCGACCTGCGTCTCATCGCGCTTGCGCTGATCGCCGAGCAGCCGCGTCACGGATACGAGATCATCAAGCTGCTCGAAGACCGTACCGAGGGCTGGTACTCACCGAGCCCGGGCATCGTCTATCCGACGCTTACCTATCTGGAAGAAGCCGGCTACGTCACCGCGCAAGCCGAGGGCGCAAAGAAGCTCTACACCATCACCGACGAGGGACGCGCATACCTGGAGCAGAACCGCGACTTCGTCGATGCGGTGCTCGAGCGCCTGAGCACGATCGGCGAGAAGGTGAAGCGCATGCGCGAGCACTTTTCGCGCGAGGAGGAGCACGACGATCGCGGGCGGCGCGGACGGCGTCATCGGCGCGGAAGGGACCGCGGCGACGATGAGGAACGCGACTCCGTTCCCCCGCTGGTGCGCGCGGCGCTCGAAAACCTGCACGACGTCGCCGAACAGGTGATCGAGGGTGACGCCGAGTCCGAAGCGAAGGTGGTCGAGGTACTCGCGCGCGCCGCACAGGACCTGAAGCGCAAGAACTAGCGCCGCAGCACGCGCTCTGCGGCGACGAACAACGACAAAGCGGCGATGCAGGCGACCATCATCGTCGCCGCGAACAGCACCGGCGCCGCAGCGCTGCCGGTGAGATCGCGCGCCAGCCCCGCTCCGCCCGGCAGCACCGCCATCGCCGCATAGTAGACCGTGAAAAAGACGCCCATGCCGCCCGCCCGGCTTTGCGGACGCAGAACCTGCGCGGGCAACGCCATGATCTGGCCGGGCGGCACGCCATTGAAGAGGATGATCAGCGCGACCGGAACCAGCATGGAATCCGAAAGCGCGAGCGCCACAAGCGCGCCGCTCGTGATCGCGAACGAACCGTGCATCATCAGGTTCGGCCGACCGATACGCGCGGCGATGAAGCTCCAGAGTGGAATCGAGGGGATGAGCGACCAGCCGAACAGGCTGACGATCCAGCCAGCCTGAACCGGCGTGAAGGAGCGCTGCGTGAACAGTTCCGGCGCGAAGCTGACCATCACGATGTAAGACACATTGGAAAAGGCCCAGATCAGACCTGCAATGATCACCAGCACCCATTCGCGCCGCGTCAGATCGAGCGAGAGGCGTGCGGCGCCTTCATCCGGCATGTCCGGCGGGTCGCGATAGAACATCGCCACCAGCGCCAGCGCGATCAGGGCGGCGAGCGCGCCGAGATGCATAATCGGCGCGAAGCCATGCGCCGCAGCGACCGGCGCAAAGCCCACAATCGCCAGCGCGAGACCGAACGGCCAGCTCGACACCAGCGTTCCCATCGCGATGACGATCTCGCGGCTGGCAAACCAGTCCGCGATCATCTTGGTGACGAGGACATTGAAGAAGACCGCGCCGGTGCCGGCGACCACGCGGCCGATGGCAGCGGCCGCATATGACGCACTCAGGCCCATCATCACGCCGCCGGCGACCATCAGGGCCAATCCGAGCAGCGCGATTTGTTTTGCGCCGAAGCGCTGGCCGAGGACGCCGCCCGGCAGCGAAATCACGATGCCGGGCGACATGTAAAGGCCGATCAGCAGGCCGAGCGAGGTGAAGTCGATTGCGAGCGCCGCGATGAGGGAAGCACTGCTCGAGGCGACGGTCTGGAACTGAACCGCAATGGCAGTGCGCGCCGCAAACAGCACGGCCAGCATGAGCCAGCGATTTTCGATCACCTGTCCCCGCCCTCGATGCAGTCGGGTAGCCTAGCAAGTCCTGCGGCGCGAAGTCGAACGACATGCGTCTATCGTTACGGAGCCTTGATCTCACCGGTCTCGACCTCTTCGCCGAAGAGCCGCTCGCTCAATTCGGCGAACGCACCGGCCACGGGCTTGAACTCGAAGCGGAGCCGATGCCGCCCGGGCGCGACCTCCACGGCGCGGAAGATCACATTGGCCTTGAGGACCTCGGCCGGCTTGCCGTCGACCGTCACGGTCCACCACGGGTGCCAGACGTCGTTCAGCACCACGAAACCGCCGCAGAACGAATCCGCATCGATGTCCACCACGGTGTTTTCGTAATGCGAGAGGCGCGCGGTCGCGCGCGGACATTCTCCCGGCTTGCGCTGCGGCGGCGGGTCGACGCCCGGTTCGGACTCGAGCAGCACGGTGCGGCGCGGATCGAAGTCCGGCCACTGGCCCTGTTCGATCAGCGCGTCGAAATCGGCCGCCATCCAGTCGACGGCGAACAGCACGCGCGGCAGCGCGCCCGGGTTCTCATAGACATATCCGTCGCGCGTGTGCGCGAGGAAACGCAGGTCGCCCGGCTTGAGGTTTGGATCGACCTCGCCGATGTGGACGCTCGACACGATGTAGCGCAGGCCCAGCATGTCGGCCATCAGCGAGTGATAGGAATTGAACAGCGGGCTAAATGTCCGCTGCCACGGCCCCGCGATGTAGTCGCGCGCGCCGGTCGCGTCCGACACATCCGCAAGCCGCAGGGGATTGTAACCGAGCGTGTGGTCGAAACCGTGGATCATCGGCGCGTTCGGCCATTCGAAGCCGACGCCGAGCAGTTCGACGCGGTCGCGCCGGTCGGAGGGAAGGCGCTGGGCGAGCAGTCGCTTCAGCATCAGGATCGTTTCATTCCTGGTGTCCGGCTCGAGCATCTCGAAGCGGGCGGGCGGAAGCGCGGTCGATTCATTCGGGCCGTTGTTGAGGCGAAGATCGGCCGCCATCAGCGATGCGGCAATCAGCAGGCCGAAGATCGGCGCGCGGCGCGGCACCGATCGCAACACGAGAAGGACCGCCGCGCCTGCCGTTGCCCAGGCAGCCGCCTTCGCAAGCGGCGCGGCGGCATCGTGAAAGTGACCGGCCCAGAGCGCCACGCCGACGGAGGCTGCGAACCAGGCGGCGATCAGGCCGAGCGCCATCGCGCCGTGCGAGCGCGCAAGTGACGCACCTCCGTTCACGACGCGATGCACCAGGTAGCCGCCGAGGATCGCGGTGCAAGCTCCGATCAGGAATGTCGCATCGGCGGGCCGCCGGAAGACGCTGACGCCTGGCAGAAATTCAAACAGCAGCCGATAGGCCGGCGTGTAGCGGCCGAGCGCGTAGACAATGAGCGCGATCAGCGCCAACGAGAAGAACCGGATCTCGCGCGTCCACG is a window encoding:
- a CDS encoding choline dehydrogenase translates to MDGSFDYIVVGAGSAGCVLANRLTANGKHRVLLIEAGGEDRNLWIHVPIGYAKLFADARHNWLYNSEPEPELGGRSIIQPRGKVMGGSSSINGLLYIRGQAEDFDHWRQLGNAGWSFTDVLPYFRRAEDQERGADELHGVGGPLAVRDVSEPHPLCAAFIEACGEAGIPRTDDFNGASQEGAGYFQLTTRKGRRWSTARGYLAPARKRANLAVVSNALTTRILFDGRRAVGVEYKKDGATHTARATAEVILSSGAFNSPQLLQLSGVGPADLLQQHGIKVVADMKGVGADLQDHYQARINYRSKTRNTMNDMMGSLTGRVAAGLRYALLRKGFLTIGAGYAGAFAKTDPMMATPDVQFHFILFSADSVGQKLHPWPGFLASVCQLRPESRGFVRIKSANPLEAPAIQPRYLTALADRDCMIAGMKLLRRVMSQPAIMRYIDEELAFGQKIQSDDDCLAYVRQRGTTVFHPTSTCRMGSDVTAVVDERLRVHGFAGLRVADASIMPTVVSGNTNAACVMIGEKASDMILADASAKAALLAA
- a CDS encoding PadR family transcriptional regulator: MFGHRHGGEGHWAAGGRRWRRHFGGGFGGRHGMGGDMMRAGRMLAQGDLRLIALALIAEQPRHGYEIIKLLEDRTEGWYSPSPGIVYPTLTYLEEAGYVTAQAEGAKKLYTITDEGRAYLEQNRDFVDAVLERLSTIGEKVKRMREHFSREEEHDDRGRRGRRHRRGRDRGDDEERDSVPPLVRAALENLHDVAEQVIEGDAESEAKVVEVLARAAQDLKRKN
- a CDS encoding MFS transporter, whose translation is MIENRWLMLAVLFAARTAIAVQFQTVASSSASLIAALAIDFTSLGLLIGLYMSPGIVISLPGGVLGQRFGAKQIALLGLALMVAGGVMMGLSASYAAAAIGRVVAGTGAVFFNVLVTKMIADWFASREIVIAMGTLVSSWPFGLALAIVGFAPVAAAHGFAPIMHLGALAALIALALVAMFYRDPPDMPDEGAARLSLDLTRREWVLVIIAGLIWAFSNVSYIVMVSFAPELFTQRSFTPVQAGWIVSLFGWSLIPSIPLWSFIAARIGRPNLMMHGSFAITSGALVALALSDSMLVPVALIILFNGVPPGQIMALPAQVLRPQSRAGGMGVFFTVYYAAMAVLPGGAGLARDLTGSAAAPVLFAATMMVACIAALSLFVAAERVLRR